Below is a genomic region from Burkholderia pseudomultivorans.
ACGCAGGCTTCGCCGAGGCCGTCGACGTGCGGATACAGCAGCCGGTAGCGGCCGAAGCGGTCGGCCGATTCGAGCGTCGCATGCAGCCGCGCGCGCAGCACGCCCATCGTCGCTTCCTGCAGCCAGCCGCTCTGCACGCGCGGCGCGACCACCGTCACGTCGGGGCCGTCGGCGTCGGCCAGCCGCGCGGACAGCGTCTCGCGCACCACGGCCGCGGTGAAGTACTGATTCTCGATGTACAGATGGCGGCGCGCGGCGCGGATCGCATCCTCGATCAGCGCGCGCACCTGCAGGACCGGCTCGCGGTCGCGATGGCGCGGCGCGGTGTACGCGATGCCGAGCTGCACGTCGCGCACGTCCACGCGTGCATCGGGCGGCCACCGGTCTTCGTCGTCGTCCGGCCGCCCGCGGTGCCGGTGCGCGCGGATCGCGATCGGGCGTCCGCAGGCGCGCAGCCAGCGCGCACGGGCCTGCCTGCCGATCTCGGCCGCCGCCTCGCCGTCGAACATCGCCTGCACGTCGTGGAACGGGCCGTACGGCGCGCCGTTCTGGTCGCGGCGGCGTGGTTCGTCCGCCGCATGAGCGGAGGTGTCCCAGCGCGCGCGCGTGAGGTCGAGGCCGCCGACGAACGCGAGCCGGTCGTCGATCACGACGAGCTTCTGATGATGCGATGCGCCGCGCGGATGGGCGTCGTCGAGCCGGAACGCGATGCCGCGATGCGCCTGCCAGCCGGCGCGATAGACCGGCGGCCAGTCGCGTTCGAGCGCGTAGATCATCGCGAAGTCCCACGCGAGCACGTAGATGCGCAGGCGCCGGCGCGCCGCCGCGAGCGCGTGCAGGAACGCGGCGAGCGGCTCGGGCCAGCCGTCGCGCGCGCCGCCCGGCACGAGCTGCATGCGGCTGTCGACGTCCCAGCCGACGATGAACACCGTGTGGCGCGCCCGCAGCAACGCGGCGCGCAGCGTCGAGAAATAGGCGTCGCCGTCGACGAGCGTCGCGAAGCGGTCCGCATGACGGATCGTGTCGCAGTTGCGTCCGCATTCGAGCAGGCCGTGCCGGACGATGTCGTTCGCGCCCGGCGTGCCGGCGCGGGCGTCGCCGGAACTCGCCGCGTGCGCGGGGGCCGCCGGCGGCCGGCCGGTGCGGGTGGCCCGGGCCGGCACGATCATTGTGTATCGACGCCCCGGCCGCCGTCGATGCGCTGCAGCAGCGCGTCGCAGCGCGCCCGCAGCGCACGCAGTTCCGGGGAACGCGCGTCGAGCCGCACGTAGGTGCCGTCGGCCGGATCGCCGTGCGCGGTTGCGATGTCGTAGATGCCTTGTGCGATCGTCACCGAAGCGGCCGCGATGCGGATCCGGTCGAGCCAGTCGCACTCGGCGCGATGGCAGGCGAGCCAGGCGCGCTGCGCGCCGACGAGCTGGCTGGTGGTGAGCCATGCGCCGGACCGCATGCGCGCGGCCAGCTGGCTCGTCACGAGATAGGAGAGCAGGTCGGTCCGTGTCACGCGGAACTCCTTGAGGATGTGGGTGAGAACAGGTCCGTACGCCGGCGAGGGCGGGCAGCATCCGGCGGTGCGCCGCGCATGTCGGTCGGCTCCTTTGCGAGGACGCGACCTGGACGTCGTCGGTGTCGGGCGCTTCGTTCGGCGGCTGGACGGGCGGCAGGGCCGCAAGCCGCGTGCCGGCCCGCCGGCACCGGGCACGAAGCGTGCGCGCCGGGCCGGCGGCGCGCGCGGCGATCATGCGGCGCGTATTTTTTGCACCGGCATCGCAGATAAGCACAGGAGGCCACACCATGCAGCATCAACAGGACGCACAGGTGCGCGATCCCTATCGCGGCCACGAGATTCGCGTATGGGCGCGGCGCAACGCGGGCGGCGCGTGGCGCGACGAGGTGCAGGTCTACGTCGACGGCGCGCGCATCGAGCTGACCGTGCCCGCCGCCGACGGTCCCGACTGGATGACCGAGGACGAAGCGCTGCGCGCGGGCGTCGAGCGCGGCCGCTACCTGATCGACAAGCGCATCGACGACGACTGAGCTCCGCCGGTATGGCGCTTGCGCGCAAGCGGCCGTTCCGCGGCCGCGAGCCGCCGCCTGCCAGGAGAAACGATGAGCGATCCGCGCACCCTCCATATCTACCGGTACGACCCCGACCGCGACGCGCAGCCGTACATGCAGCGCTTCGACATCGAGCTCGACCCGGCCGACCGCATGCTGCTGGACGTGCTCGGCCGCGTGAAGCGCAGCGACGAGACGCTGTCGTACCGGCGTTCGTGTCGCGAAGGCATCTGCGGTTCGGACGCGATGAACATCAACGGGACCAACGGGCTCGCATGCTTGACGAACATGCAGTCGCTGCCGCGCGAGATCGTGCTGCGGCCGCTGCCGGGCCTGCCGGTGGTGCGCGACCTGATCGTCGACATGACCGATTTCTTCAACCAGTACCACTCGATCAAACCGTATCTGATCAACGACACGCAGCCGCCGGCGCGCGAGCGGCTGCAGTCGCCGGCCGAACGCGATCAACTCGACGGGCTGTACGAATGCATTCTGTGCGCGTGCTGTTCGACGCAGTGCCCGAGCTACTGGTGGAACCCGGACAAGTTCGTCGGGCCGGCCGGCCTGCTGCAGGCGTATCGCTTCATCGCGGATTCGCGTGACCTGGCGACGGCCGAGCGCCTCGACGATCTCGAGGATCCGTATCGGCTGTTCCGGTGCAGGACGATCATGAACTGCGCGGAGGTGTGCCCGAAAGGCCTGAGCCCGGCGCGGGCCATCTCGGAGATCCGCGCGATGCTGGTGAGAAGGGCGGTTTAGCGGAACGGTGCGCGCCGGTCGCGGCGCTGCGTTTCAGGGTTGAAACACATCGCACGGCGTTGCGCGATTCGCCGACCGATCGTGCCGAAGTGCGACAGGCGTCGGCGTGCCGATCGCCGCGCTCTGTGCCGTTTTCTCCGCGTGTGCGCGAGCCGATCGATTCAGCGTTGAAACATTTTGTCCTGTCGGCGCGCTCGCAAAGCGGCGCGCCGGGCGGCCGTTCGCGTCCGGCCGCGGCGCCGCGCGCATGGCATGGATTCTGCATCTTCCCCGAAAAATCCCGACATACGCGAGCGGCAGCGATGCGGTGCCGCCGATCCCGGCGGCGCGTGCGCGCGGAATCGCGATTGAAAAGAAAGGCGGGTTTTAAATCCGGTCCATTCCGGCGAATCCGGAATCGACGCGATACGGGGATCGAAAAATGACACGGAAAAATCAAAAAGGCGTCGCGGTGGTCGAGTTTGCGTTCGTGCTGCCGGTGCTGCTGCTGATCATGTTCGGCATCGTCGAATTCGGCCTGTTTCTCTACGACAAGGCGGTTATCACGAACGCGAGCCGCGAAGGCGCGCGGGCCGGGATCGTGCTGAGCAACCCGCCGCCGACGTCGAGCAGCGTGCAGACCGTCGTGCAGAACTACACGTCGAACCATCTGTTGACCTTCGGCATGCAAAATACGCCGACGGTGGCGTCCAGCGGCGTCGGCGGCAGCTTCGGCACACCGGCGACCGTGACGGTCCAGTACCAGTTCAGCGGACTGGTGCTGGGCCAGTTGTTCACGGCACTCAACGGTCCGATCACGTTGAGTGCGACGACGACGATGAACAACGAGTGAGACGGCCATCATGCGCACGACAAAATCGATGAAGCGCCAGCAGGGCGCCGTGGCCATCATCGTCGGCATGGCGATGCTCGCGTTGTTGATCGTCGCGGCGCTCGCGATCGACATCGGCAACCTGGCGATCGCCCGCAACGAGACGCAGAACGCCGCCGACGCCACCGCGCTCGCCGCGGCCCAGTGCCTGTATCGCCACACGGCCTGCAGCAACACCACGGCGACCCAGCCCGACTGGTCCGGCGCGCAGGCCGAGGCGAGCACGTTCGCGCCGTCGAACACGATCCAGGGCGGGGCGGTGCAGGCCGTGACGGCCAATCCCGGCTATTGGGACGTGACCAACCCGTCGGCCGGCCTGCAGGCGCAGTCGATCACGCCGACCAGCACCGAGCTGCCCGCGGTCCAGGTCGTGGTAGCCAAGGACGGCAGCAATGCGAACGGATCGGTGCCGGCCTACCTGTCCGGCGTCATGGGCTTCGGTTTCCTGAGGACCAGCGCCGTCGCCACCGCCGTCGTGTCGTGGCCGGGGAGTGTCGGCCCGGGCGGATTGTTCCCGTTTGCGCTGTCGCAGTGCCTGTACGCGGCCTACTGGAACTCGGTGACCCATTCGCCGGCACTGGCAACGAGCACCGCGCCGCTGCCCGGTCAGACGGCTGCGCAAACGGTCGGCCAGCCGTACGTGTTCCAGGTCGGCTCGTCCTATCACATCAACAACTGCGAAGCCGGGCAGTGGACGACTTTCGACACCAACAACCAGAGCTCGAGCTATATGGTCGGCCTGATCACGGCCGGCAATCCGAACAGCATGTCGGTCGGCCAGAACACGTTCCTGCAGAGCGGCACCGAAAGCAACGGGTATCACGCGGTCGCGTCGTGCAGCCAGGCCGGGGACGGCAGCTGCGCGTGGGAGACGGTAGCGGTCGTCAACACGGTGACGACGACCCAGGGCACGCCTCAGCCGATCGTCGCGTTCGCGTGCGTTCATATCCTGAGCGAATCGGGCAGCGGCAAGAACGCGACGATCTATCTGCAGATGGCCAACAATCCCGACCGGTGCCAGACCGGCAATTCCGGCGGCGTCGGGCCGAACTACGGCGCGATCACGCCGCCTCGCCTGGTTCAGTAGGCGCGGCCGGGGATCGGACCACAATCCTTCGGGCCGTTCTCGCTCGATATGCGGCGACGGCGGCTTGCGTCGCACGACGTCCCGATTTGCCGAAGCGTGCGTGCGCGGTGTTCATTCGGGGATATCGTTGCGTTGACATCCATCCGAACGGAACCGCGCGTGCGTCGCCGGAGCCGTTCGCCGAGACGGCGCGTGCCGCGTTGTCGCCGAATCCGGCCGATCCGACGGCACGCAGCGTGACGGCGACCGTACCCGCTTCGTGCCATGCGACGCGCACGCCGATCGTCCGGATCCGCACCGTTCCCTACCGATACGTCCACATCCGGTGCAGCACGAATGTGACCGGCGGCACGAACAGCGTGATCACGACGATGCTCCAGCCGCGCGCGAGGCCGAGCGCTTCGGTGCCGTGCGCGACCAGCATCGTTTCCGCGAGGCCGCCGAACGCCACGACGACGAAGCGCATCATGTTACGCCGGCGCACGGTCGACGAAAAACTCCACAGCGTATTCGCGAGATACGAAAACACCGTCGCGCAGACGAACGCGACGGCATTCGCGACGACCTGCGTCGCGTCGACGAGCGCGAACATCGCGGACGCGATCAGCGCGTGGATCGCGGTCGAGCAGAGCCCGGACAACCCGAAACGGAGCAGCCGCGCGCGCTCGGACTGAAGGAGG
It encodes:
- a CDS encoding VTT domain-containing protein gives rise to the protein MIVPARATRTGRPPAAPAHAASSGDARAGTPGANDIVRHGLLECGRNCDTIRHADRFATLVDGDAYFSTLRAALLRARHTVFIVGWDVDSRMQLVPGGARDGWPEPLAAFLHALAAARRRLRIYVLAWDFAMIYALERDWPPVYRAGWQAHRGIAFRLDDAHPRGASHHQKLVVIDDRLAFVGGLDLTRARWDTSAHAADEPRRRDQNGAPYGPFHDVQAMFDGEAAAEIGRQARARWLRACGRPIAIRAHRHRGRPDDDEDRWPPDARVDVRDVQLGIAYTAPRHRDREPVLQVRALIEDAIRAARRHLYIENQYFTAAVVRETLSARLADADGPDVTVVAPRVQSGWLQEATMGVLRARLHATLESADRFGRYRLLYPHVDGLGEACVNVHSKLAIVDDECLLIGSANLNNRSMLLDTECCIALAAAGDARVRAAIAATRDRLLAEHLGTTPDALAAAFAQPERPNAVLDRLRAHAGRTLRTLDPAVAPQLDALVPVSARLDPEQPIEPDRFVREFVPREQHRSLTARFFVLGAFVLLVAALALAWRFTPLGARVNVASLSHAAAGLAQSPAAPVLLLAGYVIAATLAVPVTLLITVTGLVFGAWPGFAYAGAGTLVAAVATYGLGRWLGRDAVRRLAGARANRLSEHIGRRGIVAMAVLRLLPVAPFAVVNLVAGASHIGLRDFVVGTAIGMLPGIALTVTFAHQLTAAFSHPRPAAFGWLAAIGVTLVGVSVLLVRVLRQWR
- a CDS encoding DUF6566 family protein, with the protein product MQHQQDAQVRDPYRGHEIRVWARRNAGGAWRDEVQVYVDGARIELTVPAADGPDWMTEDEALRAGVERGRYLIDKRIDDD
- a CDS encoding succinate dehydrogenase/fumarate reductase iron-sulfur subunit: MSDPRTLHIYRYDPDRDAQPYMQRFDIELDPADRMLLDVLGRVKRSDETLSYRRSCREGICGSDAMNINGTNGLACLTNMQSLPREIVLRPLPGLPVVRDLIVDMTDFFNQYHSIKPYLINDTQPPARERLQSPAERDQLDGLYECILCACCSTQCPSYWWNPDKFVGPAGLLQAYRFIADSRDLATAERLDDLEDPYRLFRCRTIMNCAEVCPKGLSPARAISEIRAMLVRRAV
- a CDS encoding TadE/TadG family type IV pilus assembly protein, encoding MTRKNQKGVAVVEFAFVLPVLLLIMFGIVEFGLFLYDKAVITNASREGARAGIVLSNPPPTSSSVQTVVQNYTSNHLLTFGMQNTPTVASSGVGGSFGTPATVTVQYQFSGLVLGQLFTALNGPITLSATTTMNNE
- a CDS encoding TadG family pilus assembly protein — protein: MRTTKSMKRQQGAVAIIVGMAMLALLIVAALAIDIGNLAIARNETQNAADATALAAAQCLYRHTACSNTTATQPDWSGAQAEASTFAPSNTIQGGAVQAVTANPGYWDVTNPSAGLQAQSITPTSTELPAVQVVVAKDGSNANGSVPAYLSGVMGFGFLRTSAVATAVVSWPGSVGPGGLFPFALSQCLYAAYWNSVTHSPALATSTAPLPGQTAAQTVGQPYVFQVGSSYHINNCEAGQWTTFDTNNQSSSYMVGLITAGNPNSMSVGQNTFLQSGTESNGYHAVASCSQAGDGSCAWETVAVVNTVTTTQGTPQPIVAFACVHILSESGSGKNATIYLQMANNPDRCQTGNSGGVGPNYGAITPPRLVQ
- a CDS encoding GtrA family protein; translation: MIALLQSERARLLRFGLSGLCSTAIHALIASAMFALVDATQVVANAVAFVCATVFSYLANTLWSFSSTVRRRNMMRFVVVAFGGLAETMLVAHGTEALGLARGWSIVVITLFVPPVTFVLHRMWTYR